One segment of Oreochromis niloticus isolate F11D_XX linkage group LG8, O_niloticus_UMD_NMBU, whole genome shotgun sequence DNA contains the following:
- the LOC102081365 gene encoding tigger transposable element-derived protein 1-like: MGPKKLSASDSSEKKKRKGLSMETKREIIDKYERGVKLSDIAREYGRNPSTIGTILKQKEVIRAAKPSMGTTVMSKRRTPIHDEMERLLLVWIKDKGRTGDTLTEMIICEKASSIYNDLVSKAASDEQPTASTSSQEAPPTPPEFRASHGWFDRFKKRTGIHSVVRHGEAASSDQEVAEEFLKKFEELINQEGYIPQQVFNCDETGLFWKKMPRRTYITVEEKKMPGHKPMKDRLTQGGDSKVKPLLVCHSENPRAFKQHKILKERLEVMWRSNPTAWVTRQFFVEWVNLVFAPAVKKFLEENDLPMNCLLIIDNAPAHPSGLEDDILEEFSFIKVLFLPPNTTPLLQPMDQQVISNFKKLYTKHMFKRCSNITESTQLTLREFWKNHFDIVAYLKLISLAWREVSRRTLNSAWRKLWPDAVAPRDFEDFEEGEEEEEEGEPQPEVEVEEIVNLGTALGLEVDEEDINDLVHEHQEELSMAELQELEAMQHSSVQQQFSEEEEEEAIIPSRTFSAIFRGWPILLIKITLKRTLPFVL, translated from the exons ATGGGGCCGAAAAAACTTTCTGCAAGTGATTCGAGTGAAAAGAAGAAGCGTAAAGGCCTCTCGAtggaaacaaagagagaaattaTTGATAAATATGAACGAGGTGTGAAACTTAGTGATATTGCACGCGAGTATGGCCGAAATCCTTCGACCATAGGAACAAttctaaaacaaaaagaagtcaTCAGAGCAGCTAAACCTTCAATGGGCACCACTGTCATGTCCAAAAGGAGGACCCCCATACACGACGAGATGGAAAGGCTTCTCCTTGTTTGGATTAAAGACAAGGGAAGGACTGGCGATACCCTCACAGAGATGATCATTTGCGAGAAGGCGTCCTCAATTTATAATGATTTAGTAAGTAAGGCAGCTTCTGATGAGCAGCCAACGGCATCGACGTCTTCGCAGGAGGCACCCCCAACCCCCCCAGAGTTCAGGGCATCGCATGGGTGGTTTGATCGGTTCAAGAAGAGGACTGGCATCCACTCCGTTGTGCGTCACGGTGAGGCAGCGAGTTCCGATCAAGAGGTGGCtgaagaatttttaaaaaaatttgagGAACTCATAAATCAAGAAGGCTACATCCCCCAGCAGGTATTCAACTGTGATGAGACCGGCCTCTTCTGGAAAAAAATGCCGCGGCGTACGTACATCACcgtggaggaaaaaaagatgcCAGGCCACAAGCCCATGAAGGACCGTCTTacccaggg TGGGGACTCTAAGGTCAAGCCACTCCTAGTCTGCCACTCAGAAAATCCGCGTGCCTTCAAGCAACACAAAATTTTAAAGGAGAGGCTCGAGGTTATGTGGAGGTCCAACCCCACGGCCTGGGTGACCCGACAGTTCTTTGTCGAATGGGTCAACTTGGTCTTTGCCCCTGCTGTCAAGAAGTTCCTCGAGGAGAACGATCTCCCCATGAACTGCCTGCTGATCATCGATAACGCTCCCGCCCACCCCTCTGGCCTCGAGGACGACATCCTGGAGGAGTTCTCGTTCATCAAGgttctcttcctccctcccaACACGACCCCTCTCCTCCAGCCCATGGACCAGCAAGTGATCTCTAATTTTAAGAAACTGTACACGAAACACATGTTCAAACGGTGTTCCAACATAACAGAGAGTACGCAGCTCACCCTCAGGGAATTTTGGAAAAATCATTTCGACATCGTTGCATACCTCAAGTTGATTTCTTTGGCATGGCGGGAGGTGAGTCGTCGAACGCTAAATTCTGCTTGGAGGAAGCTGTGGCCTGATGCTGTTGCCCCTCGAGATTTTGAAGACTTTGAGGaaggggaggaggaagaggaggagggggaacCTCAACCAGAAGTCGAGGTTGAGGAGATCGTAAATCTTGGCACCGCCCTGGGACTGGAGGTCGACGAGGAGGATATAAACGACCTTGTGCATGAACATCAAGAGGAGCTGTCAATGGCAGAGCTGCAAGAGTTGGAGGCGATGCAGCACTCATCAGTACAGCAACAATtcagcgaggaggaggaggaggaggccatCATACCATCAAGGACATTCTCCGCGATTTTCAGGGGGTGGCCGATTTTGTTGATAAAAATCACCCTGAAAAGAACTTTACCATTTGTGCTATAG